The Coffea arabica cultivar ET-39 chromosome 2c, Coffea Arabica ET-39 HiFi, whole genome shotgun sequence genome includes the window AGCTTTTTATTGGTAGGGAGAGAGAAAATCCTTTCACTACCCCTTGTAGAGGGTAGCAAGaatatataatttttctagCTCCAATGAATAGAGGATACAAGAACTACGAGGAAGTGGAACCATACAATGATGGCTGGGGATACACAGCTCCTTCAGGGACCAGCTATTCAGATCATGCATGCCGTCCTGTTATTGTGGATGCCGATGGAAAGAAACATCCGATCATCCAGTACGCCTCTGGAACAGGAGGCTATGTGATGAAAACTGAAAGAATCGTGGAGTACAGGTATAGCCCTGATGAGCCTTTGGCCGATCATAGACGTTATGAACAACATAGTCCGGCCTATGATCGCCCCGAGAAGGTTGAAAATTTCCTGACCAAAGTTCAGGATGACGCTAGCAGGCCAGTTACCAAAGTTTCCGTTCCTATTATCTCTAATTGGCGTGCTAACCCAAACTCAGCAGGTAAGGATCATGGTACTGGTACCAAAAACAAAGATATGTACTATGAAAGGCCTGGTAGCAACCATCGTCCTATCACTCCTAGCCATCCACTGAGCAAGCCTACAAATGACATTGGCACCGCTGTGGATTTCCTAGCTGAAGCTATCAAGCCTAATTATGGAACCAATTCTCAGACTGATGTTGGCCGGCCAAATAAGGCTGGCCCTTTAACCACTATTAACTGGCGCACAGGCTTGAATTCGGCAGATCAGGACCGTAAGATGGACTCAGATGAGGATGAACAAAGAATGTATGGCAAGAATCAGATTCCAAACTTTCGAGAGCCAACAAAGCCTATCAACAACAAAGAAGGTTATGAAAGGGCTAATGGTAATGGATCTCCTACATACTTTGGCCAGAATCCTGCTCCCTTCCGAGCAACTTCACAGCAGCCACGTTTTCCTGCACCAACAATGCAAAACAAGGAGATGTATTCTGCCCCTGAAAAAATTGACAGCACTGAGGCTCGTAGGCGATATGGAAATATGAAGTATCAGCCAGTCCTAGAAGATTCACAAACAGAAACAATTGACAGCGATGCTGCCTTGAAGAAGTATAAGGGTGCCAAAGTTCCATGGTGAACATCCAGAAAATTTCTTAGCTTAAACCAGCTGCATAAAAATGGTGCTTGCTACTATATGGCGTTGGATTGctatgtttcttttttcagtaGTTTCCTTTCTCCTTTCAACTCAGGCACATTGTTGTTTCTGAGTTGAGCTATGTTGTTTCATGCTTGGATGCTTATAGTAGTACAATAAAAGGTACTTCAATATAATAATGAGCAATAGCTGAAGTCAAAGTACCGGTCTATGTCCGACTTATTTTGAGTTGATCTTGTATACACTGaaagtgtatatattatcacgTTTGAATGTATTGGATTACATGTTTATCAAATTTAGATTTTAtgttaaaatttaaattaattgcCATATATCTAATAGTGATAATCTATACACGGGCCAGTAAAAGAAAATTGTACAAACGGTTTTAGGGGAATTACCACCTGTTTAAAAGTTTGTATGCCATTCAGTAAAGGATGCGCTGCCTCTCCTTGAGATCATGCATATATATGAGAGGCGGATCTAGAAAGGGGTACCATGCATTTCTAATAATTTTTCAATTGTGCCCCCATTGTGACCCTTGCAATTCTCAGATATTTTAATTGTGCCCCAATTACATTGTCTATAAATAAATGTAGAAATAATTAGTTTTGTAACTCAATGGAAATGAAAtgttacaaaattcaaaaccaaaGGCCTAGCTACAACATCAATAAAATGAATTTCGtgaatctttttcaacaaagggaaaaaaaaaaaaacataacacAAGTATTTGTTTTACGTATTTAAAAATAAAGTAGATATGGTTTTTTTCCAAGTAGAAACATGGCTTTGTTTTAATGTAActaaaaattttatattcttatgcTATACAAGACTATAGCTAGGTGCATGAATAATTGTAAAAGGTCTCTTATATTTTCtcaaagtaattttttttcctgtttctATATGATTTTACTCATGAAATAGATGCAATATTCTTTGTGTGGATATTGTTATACGTATTACCTTTAGGAAAGACAAGGAAgaagtttaatatttatttttacccTCACTAACAATTATTTCTGGCTCTGCTACTGATGTATGTGCAGAGATCAACAGGAATAATCAAATGTTCCGGCCCATGCATGATCAAGCTCCATTGCATATTTTCACCTAGCATTTGTAATTGTCTTTCATCTTCTATGAATTAATGTCAATACATTaatatttgcttgatttatGCAAATGTTTTGTGGTTAATTTGGTTTTTTTAAGATTTTATTGGATTCTTTACGAATTTaatctatttttttaaaaaaaaaaaaaaataagtatagGCACATATTTGTGGTCATGTTATTCAGAATGGCGTTAAAATGATATGGCAGATTGTTTTTCACTTTCTCCATTAGGCCGGATAGGTTTCATAATTATGTGTCCTCTTTTTCACGCCTTCAATTTCTCTCTATATAGCTAGGCAGGGGATATAGTGATTTTGTCAAGCTATATGTAAAATATGTCTGCTCAAATATGTGGGTTAATTTAATTTAAAGATTTGGTTGTAATATCACTTCAAATTACAAATAGGAAAATTAAAACCTGAACCTCAGTTTAACAAGTGCTCACGTCGTTAGACACCTAACCCTTCTTGCTTTTGAGTTGCTCGATTTGACTTAAAAGTGTGGGAACCAGCAGCTCAGATTAAAAGCATATAGACTAGTGCAAACTATAAAGAAACCAAGCTTACATGTAAGCTCCAAGctcattgaaaaatcaaatctaTTAAATTTGAGTGTTGAATCATGCTTGGTTTGATTattcaattcaacacttaaatttaagggaaaatgactagtttcatccctcacatttcacaaaaaaaaatatattttttcgtCTGGCTCTCACTTTTAAAACTAAACAAATTTCTCCTTGACATTTAAAATCTGAAATCAACTTTCAATCTCATTCCAACCACCCATTAACCCGATTACAAATTTTGAGGGTATGATTGGTAGATCATTTGATTAACTCAACTTGATGTTCACGTGAAATTTAATGaacccaaaaaggaaaaataaaaaattataacataaaaaagaagaataatcttTCCTACATTGTTATGTATGCACTGACGGGTCTAGATACTTGCCATAATCTTTCCTACATTGTTATGTATGCACTGACGGGTCTAGATACTTGCCACATTATTTCAATTTATTGTGTGTATGGGATACATCTAGACTcgcaaatatatataataacggtgcatgaaaaaatttatccaaaaaagaAACTCTACTATTTCAAGACAAAGTATGaccttttatgttataattttaaattttttccgtTTTTGGTTCAATAAATGTTATGTGAATGTGATGACGTTGGTCGAGTGAGGTATTAATTCTATTCCCAAAATTTATTACTGGATTACAGCATGGTTTGATTTTAGATTAAAAATTGTGTTCAAGGATGTAAtagcttcaatttttaaatttcagGGACGAATTTGCTTTGTTTTGAAAGTGATggatgaaaagaatattttgtaaaatatgagggatgaaaCAAGTTATTTTCGATAAACTTAATATGCTCAGATTTTAATATGTTCAAACgaatttgataacaaaaaatagaacgtcttaattaattaagtgcCTCAAAATTATTTAgtcaaaatttactcaaaataatAAGTGCTCGGTTGTTTACTTATCATTTAATGCAgaataaattcaaatttcaaatttcagttttatcaaatgcactaTTTtctactctcttttttttttttttgtttggaaaaTCTAGTTTACTTAGAGCCAACGaaaattccaaaagaaaagaagaagggaaGGAATCAGTCTAAATCTCTTTTCTAAAGGGAAGAAATCAATATGAATGTAGAGTGTGACATCTTTGACAAAAAAAGACCCTTAACATCGTTAGAGGCAATCTCGCCCGTGATTATATCTTTCTCCATCACCACAACCCCCCCCCCTCCCTTCTCTAGCTCAATCCCGTATTAACCAAAAATAGAAAGGGACAACGATAGTAGGAGTAGTTGATCTCTtaccccaaaagaaaaaaaatttcgtaGTGGTTGCTCCCACTCGTCTActaatataatattaataactCCATTAAAAGACAATGACAGTCCTTTCATCAAACTTTTTTGACAAGCTATCAACTGCTTCTAAGAACATCAAATTAACTGTTTATTCTAAAAAaggcgctttttttttttttttttttttttgtcgacagcTGTTCAATGTGCACTTCAACTTTTCTCTTAGAAGCAAAAGAgttgaaaataaaaaacagagagTAAATCGGATACCtggcttttcattccaattcagaAGCAGTAAAGAACAAACCCTATGATTAACAAATTAAAAAGGATTAGTCGGTCCTTTAACAAGTACATGAGTTGTCCAATGATGCTAAGGCAAGAATTAGGGGTGGGTAAAAAATACCCGTTTACCTGAAAACCCGTGGGATCCAATCCGATCCGATTTGATTCACTACATAAAATGGGATATCCAATCTACATTATTTGACAGCATCAGAAGAGACTCGAATACCCATTTATATgtagtatgagttagggttagAGGATTAAAAACTCACGAGTACTCGATTCGCTccgtatttttttattttaatatacaTATACGAAATATTATTTATCCAGCTACCTATAATTTGTTTACAAGATTCTTTTGTAGAGGCTATAAtcttatttttttagaaaaaaatattattgatgTAGAATATGTATAGAAAAAGGGTAATGCTTCTTATATTCTCTTTGTATGTTTATTTCTCGACGTGAgacttttttttggggtaaaatCTATATTGAATaagtataataaaaaataaattatcataaattattttttaaaatattaaatattgaGAGCGGGGGCAAGCATCCGATGATCAGCTAATTGAGTACCCGTTGATGTGCAAGACAAACAAGGACCAAAAAATGGCTGGCATGCAAGTTACCAATCGGTCTGCCAAATGTCTCATGGGGCTGATACTTGATCATGCCCGCCATAACGAGAATGATTCATTCTTTTTTCAATACATTGCCGTTTTGTAATTATACCTTGTATTATCTAATTGTTTGACcaaatacctttttttttcaaaagaagaAGATAGCATTAAAGCCCTGTTTGGGGTTGcgtgtttgaaaaaaaaagtttttaaacACTAAAATAAGATGTTTGGTAACTAATTTCGTGTAATTTAAATAGCTTAATTTTGGTAACTTGAAAGTAATTTTGTTAAAAATACTTATGTTAGAAGTGTTTCTTTATAAATCACCACAATTAATTTTGGCAATTTGAAAGTAATTTTGTTAATTTCCTTATAAACCATGGCAACCCTAAACGAGACCGAAATTAAGTTAACTTTTATGCAAATTGTTAaccaaatcaaaacaaaaagaaaaagaaaaaaaaaacctaaaaagGGTGAAAATGTCCATAGGACACCAGAGCACCACCAAGGCAGCGGACCTTTGACTAGCAAGCAGCAAAAGCATATTTCATAAGAAAGCAATGATGAAGAGATCAACCATGCAAATACAATAATCATAACATATTACTATAAtactttattattttatttttttgttagtacaacaaaaaataaaattaaataataacaaataaataaaataaaaaaacaaataaatataataaaaggaaaatccAAATCTCGTAAGAGCTCCTGTCAAAGTCCGATCGCTTCTCTTTCTAGTATGATTATTCTCTTTTCTTGTCTCGAGTCTCAACTCTTACAGACCCAGCAACTAGCCTTCTCCCTCTAGCTACACTGGGACCTCTGAAGCCATCACTTTTCTTCTGCTTCTTCCCCTTTTCTCAGATTTAATCCAATCAGGTTTCTTCTACTTTCTATCTTGCTTATGCGTGCGTgtatatgaatttttttttgatgaatttctcaCTTTTTCgactagggtttttatttctacactgtgctcacttgacccttTTGTTTGTTTAATTATCTTTTGGGATATCAGTATAtggtttggtttttttttttggggttattTTCTGTGTAGTTGTGATTTTCTTTTTAGTTCTGTTTTGGTGTGTTGATTTGTGGGAGTTTTGTGAAGTTTGATTAGTTGAAGTCGTTTACTTGATCAGGTTGAAGTGAGATTTCGATGCCATaaaaatttggattttttttgtattttgggcTTAATGccgtttacttttagttttagctcTATCTTGAGATATTTATtagtgggatttttttttttttgtgaagttTGATTAGTTGACGATCAGGTTGAAGTTAGATAGTTATTTTTTACTGTTGGTAGTATATTGTTGATTAATTCTCTTGGTGAATCTTTTGGGGGGGTTTTTGCAGGACATTTGAGAATTGAAGAGGTTTAAGATTGGGCTTTGTTGATTGGTTTATTATAAATTTGGGTGAGGTTGTGAGAATGTTGTTGAGCGATGAAGTGTAGGTTTGAGAAATGGGGTGTGTATTTGGTCGTGAGGTGTCGTCTGGGGTAGTAAGCGAGTCTTCCAAGGATGAAAGGAAGGAGACGGCGGGTTATGAGAGAAAGAGTAAGGGTGTGAGTGTTGAGCCGAATGACAGGTTGGAGGTTGTGGTCGATACAGGCAAGGTAGATAATGAGAATAATACTGTTGGTGTCAGTAATGCCGCTTTGGAAACTAAGGAGGTTAAGGTGGAGGGGGAGGAAAAACCAAAGGGTGAGAGGAGAAGGTCAAAGCCGAATCCGAGGTTGGGTAATCCCCCTAAGCATAAATATGGGGAACAGGTTGCTGCTGGATGGCCATCTTGGTTATCTGCTCATGTTGGAGAAGCAATCGATGGTTGGCTTCCTCGACGTGCTGATACTTTTGAAAAGATTGATAAGGTCAGTTCTGAGTTTGCTTGATACTTTGACTAAGCATAATGGTTATTTTTAGTCTGATTGATGTATGtgtttttttatttgtatttcaGATTGGATCAGGAACATATAGCAATGTGTACAAAGCAAGAGATACTATAACTGGAAAAATTGTAGCTCTTAAAAAGGTTCGATTTGATAACTTAGAACCAGAGAGTGTGAGATTCATGGCTAGAGAGATTATCATCTTGCGGCGACTGGATCATCCCAATGTTATAAAATTGGAGGGCCTGGTCACTTCAAGAATGTCTTGTAGTTTATACTTAGTTTTCGAATACATGGAGCATGACTTGGCTGGACTTGCTGCAAGTCCTGAGATTAAGTTCACTGAACCACAGGTTAGACTAACAATCTATTCTAGTCTTACCTACTTGGTTATGAACTCCGCTTATGATCTTTGCTTGAATTGCAAAAAATGTTCAACTAATGGGTTAGTTATCTGTTGCAGGTTAAATGCTACATGAAACAGTTATTGTCCGGACTGGAGCATTGTCACAAACGCCATGTGCTTCATCGAGACATTAAAGGATCAAACCTTCTTCTCGACAATTCTGGAATATTGAGAATAGCAGATTTTGGATTGGCTACCATTTATGATCCTAACCATAAGCACCCAATGACTAGCCGTGTTGTTACACTTTGGTATCGACCTCCAGAGCTTCTTCTTGGTGCTACTGATTACGGTGTGGGTATTGATTTGTGGAGTGCTGGATGCATTTTGGCTGAGTTATTGGCTGGCAAACCCATTATGCCAGGTCGTACGGAGGTACTGATGAGTTTTTCATTTCTactttttcaagttttggttATTGAAGAGTCCCAATTATCTAATCTGTCTAAATTCTGTATGGTGTCACTTCATGAATTTCATGCTTATCTCTTGTGTTTCCATCTGTATTTATATCTGAATAATGATCTGTTTTCCTTATATTGCTTGAATGTTATCACTTGTCAAGACTATATAAAGTGATAGATTGGGCAGATAGGATATCTGCCTTTCTTGAAGTTGAATAGGTTGTTAAATATATATGGTCTAGTTATTAATAGGACTCTGGAGAATTGAGTATTAACATTTTTCCAAGTAGACCCTTAATTGACAGGGCTTTGTACTTGCATTatgaaattatattaaaaaaaaacatggaAAAAATAAGTGTTTTTTCCACTAAAATGCTTCCAATAttgtttttgaaagaaatgaaCATTCTTTATGGTACCCTTGGAAATTTGCTTACTGCTTAAGAAGATGCATTATTGTTTAGCTACTAGGATATTTTTTACGCTAATGCTACTGAGAATAGTTTTTTACCTTTTCTATGTCATTTAGGAActtgataaaactgaatgtcAATAATTTTCCGGTCCTAAAGTTTTGCCGATACATTAGGCTATGTCAAAAATATAATCTCTTATGCATCTCTGCCTTTTTGCATTGTCATGTTCCTTGTGTTTTTCCTTCTAGCTGAAGCTTAAGGCACTTATTTTCAAATGAGCCTGGGTTCCATTTTAGGAGACATAGAATCTAATGTCATAAGGTTCAGTTTCCTTGGGTGCTTTTCAAGTGACACTCGAGGAAATTCTGTACTCGTGTTTCATGAATTCCTACTGTTGGCATCTAGCCATCTTCTACTCTTCTAAATGCAGCTTAGGATCCTTACTATCTCATGCTACTTCACAGTTCAATCCATGCCACAAATACATGTTTGTCAATAGTGTATGCTTGTTCTTGCAACTTATTTTTTAGTCTATTACTTCAAGCTGTTGAAATAAGGCATGTTTGCTAAGTCATGATTTTTTATATGCGTTATCTAGTTGAGCTTATATATTCCATGCTTGAATCAGTTGTCCCAGTCAATTATAGTATGAAGTTCTAGGTAGCATTGAATGGCTATGATGTTAAGAGAAAGTGTGGAAAAGAAAATGACGTAAAATGAATATTGGAAGAAAGAGGTAGGGTAGGTAGAAAATTGATTCTTTTGGAACATAATAAGGAGAAGTGACAGGTCACTATAACACAGGGAAGAGTATTATGACATTCACCCTGCCCTTCTAGTGCCATCCTTGGTATTTTGAAATGTCTCAACATCTTAAATTTGTATGCAGAGAATTTAAGTTCAAAATCTGAAGATGAAAACAAATTTTTCTGGACCCACCATATTTTACACCCTTAGACTCAGATTTGACAAAAAGGAACCTAATGTGCTCCTCTCTTGATTTAAATGTATGCTCATGGTATTGAGCAGCCACAAGTGGTGAAACAGAGAGAGTATGAGCTGCCACAAATGGCAATCTCTCCTTGTGGAGGGTGCCATAACCAACCGCAGGGGGAATGGAAACAATGGAAGGAACTAGAAGAGAGAAGTCGTTGGAATGCTTCCCAGAATCAGGATcagatttttctagtattaccTAAAAATACAAGTCAGAAGCAAATGTGAATGCCTTACAGCAGCTTTTGGCTTGACAAAGCCTAGATTTTAATCAGCTGGTGGCCTGTTTTAAACAATTGAAACAGGCCCTaatggatttttttaaaaatagatTGGAAACCTTTTACCTTCCCATGGACTTCAATGTCTAGAATGCTAGTGTTTTACATTATTGTAATGAAATATCAGGGTTTACATACATGCAATTGTTTAGGTTGTTATCAAATATTTTATAACTGCTGAAATGGTCCTTTAAAGGCCATTAACATCTATTTTTTTCTGTTACCAAGGTAGAACAACTGCATAAGATATACAAGCTTTGTGGATCGCCTTCAGATGAGTATTGGAAGAAGTGTAAACTTCCTAATGCAACATTATTCAAGCCACGAGAGCCTTACAGGAGATGCATTAGGGAGACTTTTAAGGATTTTCCATCGTCAGCTCTGCCGCTGATTGATACCCTCCTTGCAATTGACCCAGCAGATAGGAAGACTGCAACAGATGCTTTAAAGAGTGAAGTAagtttttcttttgtcttgttttACCCGCAACTTAAATCCCAAAAGTTCCTTCTGACTCTTGAACCCATTTCAAAAACATTAATTAACTTTTCCAGCTCTTGGTGTTATTTTTACTACTTATGAATGACAATTTGGGCTTCTTTTGGAGTAACTCACTATTTTGATACTTCTAGATCCATCTACTAGCTGACATTCTGACAAGTTTGGAAAATTAAAAGCTGTTAGATGTTAGGAATGTATAGGTTGACATGATTTAAAGAGTTTTAACTCGCATATATCTCACGTTAATGTGTCATCAATAGTGAAATCGGTTTGCCATCTTTGGAAGATAGAGCTCCCCCAATATGCTGAAAGAGTAAAATTAAACTTGGAAATTAAGtttaaactttcaaatcaaGTTTCTGTCTCTGCATTATAAACACTGTGGAATTGAGGAGTTTTATATTGGAAGAAGTTGTCTAAATTACAGGTTAGTAGGTTCCTCGCTCAAACATTTGTATAATGTTAAACTGGAAATGCAATGAATTTGTGATTGCCCTGAGAAAAGCAACAAACTCAGTTTTACTCCTCGACATTCCAAAACAAACCTGTTGCATGGTTTCAGATAGAGTTCTTATCAATTGAAGTTAACTTGTGTACAATTATTGTGTAGATCTCCTGTATATGTCCTTCAAACTGTGTTAATTATTGTTAATGTTGCAGTTCTTTACTACGGAACCATTTGCTTGTGATCCTGCCAGTCTTCCTCAGTATCCTCCAAGCAAGGAGATGGATGCCAAGCGACGGGATGATGAAGCTCGAAGGTTAGGATGGCTTTTTAAACTTGTATTCTAGGAGCCTTAGAATTTATGCAACAGACTCCCTCCTTGTGGTTTTCCTATTGCCTTATATGTctcttaaagttggaaatgggTGTGTCGACGATATATTTCTGTTAACAAGAAGTGCTGACTGGACAAATATGGCAAAAAGTTAGTGCAACCACGGGACTATACACACAAAGGTGGACTTCAGGGTCCAATTTTATCATGGGGTTTTCTGCTGTAGTTGTCTTATCGTGCTTTATATCCGAGCTAAATTTTGAATCAACAGTTTGTCTAGTTTCTGGTATCTGTCCATTAGATTTTACTCTCATTCAGTGCATGGGCGTTTAGTTCAATGCCCGTCTGCACTTTCTGTTAGTTTAATCTTTACATACATAcgtacatacatatacatacatacatgtgtatatttatatatttatgtatgtgtgtgtgtacatctatacatatatatatatgtacatgtaTATGTGTACATATATATGCTGCTGCTCCTGGCCTTTTTGAGTGCATTATGCGTACGAATGGATGAGTATTTTGCTAATCTATCATCCATTTTGCAGGCAAAGAGCTGCTACTAAAGCCCAGGGTGATGGTGCCAGGAGAAACCGAACTCGTGCTGTCCGGGCAATTCCTGCTCCTGATGCCAATGCTGAACTTCAATCTAATGTTGACGTATGTCTTCTTGTTGCTTGAACCTGTGAATATCTATTAAAATGTGTTTACATATCATTCTTTTTACCCATGTTGAGGAATACACATAGACTGCTTAAAAATGGGAACCTTTTCTGGGGGAAATATATGCAGCTATATGAAGATAATATTGTTTAGTAATCCATAATGATACACTGCAGGTATTAAGCTCAAGATAAGCAGAGACTTATGTCATGTTACGAAATCCAAACAcccaaatcacataaaataggAGAGACAAAGTGAAAGAAAGAGGAGGGGGggtgaagtaaaaaaaaaaaaactcaagacTCACTTCCTACTGGACTTCTAATTTTTGTATCAGATTTAGGTTGTTTAAGGGTGACAGTAGTTGTCAAAGTTAGCACAGCAGCAGTGGAAGTTTTCATTACTTTTGGACATTTGATTAAATAGCATTTGAAGAAAATTGTTCTGCACCTTAATTTAGATATTTCCAGAGTACTTGTGGTACAAAATGCACTATAGTTCATCTATTTAACAAGATTTCATGAGATACAAAAGAACACACGGAATATATTCTAGACACTTTGATTCAAAGCTGATTGCATCGTCTTGTAATCAAATTTTATGTCCTTATGTTGACATTAGGGTTCGGTTAAATGTTCTCATTTAGGTTCCTCGAGTGTATTTTGTATTTAAACATTTGTGATCTTGGCAATTATGCTTATTAGAAATCTAAATGTTATCATGAGAGCAAGTAAAAGTAAGTATCAGTTATGTTGAACATTACCTTGCTATGCAGTTGAAAGCACAGTTGTACAGTAGAATGGAGTAATAAAAGTGAAACAGAAGGGAGTTTGACATAAGAATACAAATTTGTTTTGTGATTATGGATTTGGCTTTCaggaaaaaccaagaaaatgaaataaaacctTAATTAGTGTCTATCTATTTGTAGCCTCTGGTTCTTGATAAATGACTAAAAATACATTTGATTTATATCTTAATGCTAAGAACTGAAACATGTAAGGTGCAATCTGCAGGACATCCATACTATCACTTGACTTCCTTatattatccttttgtctcaaTGTATTGTCCATCTTACTTGCTAGAATCTTTTTGCATCATAAAGCAAGAATTCTTgaaattttatacttgatttcaagTTGATCGTTCACTGCTCCAGAATCTTAACAGAGATATTAGGTGGTACCCTTGAATCTTCATTCTGGCATTATGGTTTGAGTTACTTGGCAGATTAATCATGTTTAACGCAACGACCTCTTTCAAgtcttttagttttgttttggttaGCCAAGCTTCTTTGACTTGAACGCTTGTTTCTTAAGCAGCGGCGGCGTCTAATCTCCCATGCGAATGCAAAGAGTAAGAGTGAGAAGTTTCCTCCACCACACCAGGATGGAGCACTTGGTGTTCCACTGGGGGCTTCACATCACATTGATCCTTCTCTCGTTCCTCCTGATGTGCCCTTTAGTTCCACGTCCTTCACATATTCAAAAGAACCTGTCCAAAATTGGTCAGGTCCGCTAGTAGACCCTGCTAATGGTGGCGCAGCGAGACGTAAGAAGAATGCTGCAAATGATGCACGGGAAGCGAGGAAAACAGGAAAGAAAgatagaaaatagcaattttgagGGTGTAACATATAAGGGAATAttggtttaaaaaattttcaggcTACACAGGGAATC containing:
- the LOC113727504 gene encoding probable serine/threonine-protein kinase At1g54610, with amino-acid sequence MGCVFGREVSSGVVSESSKDERKETAGYERKSKGVSVEPNDRLEVVVDTGKVDNENNTVGVSNAALETKEVKVEGEEKPKGERRRSKPNPRLGNPPKHKYGEQVAAGWPSWLSAHVGEAIDGWLPRRADTFEKIDKIGSGTYSNVYKARDTITGKIVALKKVRFDNLEPESVRFMAREIIILRRLDHPNVIKLEGLVTSRMSCSLYLVFEYMEHDLAGLAASPEIKFTEPQVKCYMKQLLSGLEHCHKRHVLHRDIKGSNLLLDNSGILRIADFGLATIYDPNHKHPMTSRVVTLWYRPPELLLGATDYGVGIDLWSAGCILAELLAGKPIMPGRTEVEQLHKIYKLCGSPSDEYWKKCKLPNATLFKPREPYRRCIRETFKDFPSSALPLIDTLLAIDPADRKTATDALKSEFFTTEPFACDPASLPQYPPSKEMDAKRRDDEARRQRAATKAQGDGARRNRTRAVRAIPAPDANAELQSNVDRRRLISHANAKSKSEKFPPPHQDGALGVPLGASHHIDPSLVPPDVPFSSTSFTYSKEPVQNWSGPLVDPANGGAARRKKNAANDAREARKTGKKDRK